In the genome of Pseudomonas sp. B33.4, the window CTGGACACCGTGGTCGCGCAGATCCGTCAGCGCCTGCCCGGCCTGTAAGAAACTATTTCGGCCGTGAAGCCCTCGCTTGCTTCACGGCCGTCAAATAGTGGCACTATACTGGCGTCATAAAACCAACGGTGATATGACATGAGCCAGCCGAAACTTCTCGACACCCCGCTATATGCCTTGCTGCACAAAGACGACATCACTGGCTTCAACAAGGAGCGTCCACAGGACGGCACGATCGATATGGTCGGCGGCGACTTCCGTGGCCTCGATCTGCGTGAACTGAATGCCGATGGCGTGGATTTCCGGGACGCGTACTTCCGATCCGCCGATCTTCGCGGTATCGATTTCCGCAACGCCTCACTTGAAGGCGCAAGCCTGGCCCACGCGCAGATTTCCGGGGCGTACTTCCCGCCGGAGCTGAGCGCTGACGAGATTCTGATGTCGATGAATTTCGGTACGCGGTTGCGTTATCGCACTCGCTGATCGCCTCATTATTCCCTGGCACAACGCCTTCCCTGTAGGAGTGAGCCTGCTCGCGATATCGGTTTAACTTTCAACACATGTGTGCCTGCCAGTCCGCTATCGCGAGCAGGCTCACTCCTGCATTGATTTTTGCTCCCCCTCCATATCTGCATCCGCAGGCCGTTCAAGCCCCTTTCTTAGAAGCATTTGCGTCGAATCCGACCAAACAACCACGCTTTTCCTACTGATGGCTACACTCCTGAGAAGCTCGCCCACGCACCATTCGGCCGTCGCAAGGAGGCTTGATGAATGATGAACTGCAACACCTGAAGAATCTTGGCAAGACGTCGGCGCAATGGCTGCATGCCGTGGGCATCCATAGCGCCTCCGACTTGCGTCGCCTGGGCGCGGTGGACGCCTACCGGGCTGTGCGTACCCGCGGGTTTCGCGCATCGAAGGTGTTGTTGTATGCGATCGAAGGCGCGCTGATGGACGTGCACTGGAACGACATCCCCGCCGAGCGCAAGGACGCCCTGAACAAGCAACTAGAAGCCATTTCCTCACGCCACAAAAACTGAACGGGCATTGACCGTCATGTATTTATTGGGGGAACAATCGGCGTACGCCGATGCCATGATCAACCGTTTGCAGAGTTTGCCCGCGCTGTGGCTACGCGATCTGCTGCCTTGCGGACCGGTTCTACAACTTGAAGCGACGGACGATCTGATAACGCAGTTACCCGCTGATCAGTTGTTTCTGCTCAATGACGGCGTGATCAACGGCTACATCGGAAGCCGCCCACTGTTTTATTGGCAGGAGGGCGATGTGATCGGCCTTCAGCAGGGTGACGACTGGGCGGATTGCCGCTTATGCAGTGAGGGCACGTTGCGCCTGACGCCCTATCGACGCCCGGAGCTCTTGCAGCATTTGTTTGCCGACTCTCGTCGGGCAGAGCAGTTTCTCGAGTACCTGCTGGGGCAAGTGGCGATCCTCGCCCACGCTGTCGCGGAACTGAAACCGCGCGAGTTTCGCAGCACCAATGGCTTCAAACGGGTCGAGGTGGGTGAAATCCTGATCAATCAAGGTGACGCGGCTGATCACGTGTTCGTGATCATCGACGGCCATGCTGAAGCTTTTGTGGATGGGCACAAGGTTGGAGACGTGGCCAAGGACGAGATTTTCGGGGCCATGGCCGTGTTTACCGGCGAGCCGCGCAATGCCACGGTCATTGCCCGGGAGCCAAGCACTGTGATGCTGATTCCCGGTGAGCAATTCTTGAGCATGACCCGCACTAATCCGAAGATCGCACACAGCCTGATCGAGAGCATGGCGCGACGGATCGGCCAACTGAACAAGCAGGTCACCCAATTGAGCGCAACCAAAGGCTGACGCCACGTCCGTTGTTTCCGGGCCATTACGGCCATTTCCAAGACTAAATCAAAGAAATGAGAAAACAGTTGTTGACGCGCTAATGAGAATCGCTATGATTATCACAACTGGTCGCGAGATCAGTCGATATTCTGAAAAGCCCTTGGTTCGGACTCTCAGATTATCTCCTCATCAGGCTAATCACGGTTATTTGACCCGGTTTTTACCGGGTCTTTTTTTGCCTGTGGAAAAGTCATTTGCCGAACTGTTTGCGCATCTGCTCGCAGTAATCCTGCTTTGGCTTAGCAGGCGTATACCAAACGTAATTGGCCGTCGCGGCGTTCACTTCGCCGCCCTGCTCTGCCAGCATCAGCACTGTCGGTGACTCAATGGCGCCCAAATCCACAACATGCAGCGGCACGCCGATGTCCTTGCGCGCATGCCACGCGCCGGCCAACAACAGAGCCGGTTTCGGTGCAGCCAACAAGCGTTCGGCCATCCGTCGATCACGCTGTTGCTGAACGGCGAGCATCGCCGACATCTGTGATTCGGGCAGTAAACCGCAGTGAGATTCAGCGATCTGTTCCAGCAACGTTTCCTTCACCGACGGCGCGTTACTGTGCGCACCGTTCAGAACCGGAGGATTGCGGTAAAAGGCGCGGATTTCGCTGTTTTCAAGATTGGCCGCCAGCAGCGGATAAGTTTGCGTGAGGGCGAAACGAATGATCGGACCATAAAGATTCCAGTCCCAGCCATCCTGCCAGGCCAGCGTTTCAGGAAGACCGGACTGCGGCGATGCCGCCTGGCGAACTGCATCAACTTTTGGCTGCTGGTCGGGCGTCAACATCTCCAGCAAGAGACTGCCTTGCGGGCGTTGTTCGCCGAGTGCGCGCAACAACCATAACTGCGCGACATGATGATCG includes:
- a CDS encoding cyclic nucleotide-binding domain-containing protein, producing MYLLGEQSAYADAMINRLQSLPALWLRDLLPCGPVLQLEATDDLITQLPADQLFLLNDGVINGYIGSRPLFYWQEGDVIGLQQGDDWADCRLCSEGTLRLTPYRRPELLQHLFADSRRAEQFLEYLLGQVAILAHAVAELKPREFRSTNGFKRVEVGEILINQGDAADHVFVIIDGHAEAFVDGHKVGDVAKDEIFGAMAVFTGEPRNATVIAREPSTVMLIPGEQFLSMTRTNPKIAHSLIESMARRIGQLNKQVTQLSATKG
- a CDS encoding ChaN family lipoprotein codes for the protein MRGLWLLAVVWLAGCQHVVAPPPINGEIRDLRSGEVLTAQQLLVRLAAPQRLIIGEQHDNADHHVAQLWLLRALGEQRPQGSLLLEMLTPDQQPKVDAVRQAASPQSGLPETLAWQDGWDWNLYGPIIRFALTQTYPLLAANLENSEIRAFYRNPPVLNGAHSNAPSVKETLLEQIAESHCGLLPESQMSAMLAVQQQRDRRMAERLLAAPKPALLLAGAWHARKDIGVPLHVVDLGAIESPTVLMLAEQGGEVNAATANYVWYTPAKPKQDYCEQMRKQFGK
- a CDS encoding TfoX/Sxy family protein encodes the protein MNDELQHLKNLGKTSAQWLHAVGIHSASDLRRLGAVDAYRAVRTRGFRASKVLLYAIEGALMDVHWNDIPAERKDALNKQLEAISSRHKN
- a CDS encoding pentapeptide repeat-containing protein, yielding MSQPKLLDTPLYALLHKDDITGFNKERPQDGTIDMVGGDFRGLDLRELNADGVDFRDAYFRSADLRGIDFRNASLEGASLAHAQISGAYFPPELSADEILMSMNFGTRLRYRTR